In candidate division WOR-3 bacterium, the sequence TGTCGAGCACGCACTCGCCCTCACTTCCGAACAGAGATTCTTGTGTCTTGTAGCGGTGCGTGACCAGAAACTAAGACCCCTGCGCGTAATATATGCAGAGTGACAAAGTCGGGCCGGTCGTCGCGGTGGGCAGTTTTGACGGCGTGCATCTCGGGCATCGACAGATACTTTCCCGCACCATGAAACTTGCGGAGCAATTCGGGGCGACCACTGCGGTGCTTACGTTTGATCCGCTACCAGCCCAGCTCGTCCACCCGGACTTCACTTTCGTGCTTACGCCATTGGCCGAGAAAGCGGCGCTATTTTTGGAGCTGGGAATCGCGACCGTGCACGTAGTACGGTTTGACTCGACGGTACAGGCCGAGGAGCCGGACGTGTTTGTCCACAAGCACCTGTTTCCGCTGAGCCCGGCTGCAGTTGTTGTTGGCCACGACCATCGTTTCGGCCGCGCACGTAAGGGCAATATTGAGCTTCTTTCCCGGTTACTTGAAGCCGCCCGCGTCCGGCTTGAGGTTGTACCGGAGTTTCTCCTTGACGGCGTGCCGGTACGAAGCACCGTCATCCGCGAACATCTGCTTCTTGGTCATGTGCGCCGCGCCGCTCTGCTCCTTGGCCGGCCTTATTCGATCGCTGGTCGAGTCGTACCCGGCCATGGTACCGGCCGTCGGCTTGGATTCCCCACTCTGAACATCCAAGTTCAGGATCGAGAGAAGTTCGTCCCTGCCGACGGAGTTTATGCCGTCTGGGCGGATATCGAAGGCCGCATTCAACCTGCGGTCATGAATATTGGTCACCGTCCTACATTCGGCGG encodes:
- the ribF gene encoding riboflavin biosynthesis protein RibF, with the protein product MQSDKVGPVVAVGSFDGVHLGHRQILSRTMKLAEQFGATTAVLTFDPLPAQLVHPDFTFVLTPLAEKAALFLELGIATVHVVRFDSTVQAEEPDVFVHKHLFPLSPAAVVVGHDHRFGRARKGNIELLSRLLEAARVRLEVVPEFLLDGVPVRSTVIREHLLLGHVRRAALLLGRPYSIAGRVVPGHGTGRRLGFPTLNIQVQDREKFVPADGVYAVWADIEGRIQPAVMNIGHRPTFGGEKRSIEVHLLDEKLEMPPLAAAVRFVERLRPERKFSDLSALADRIAEDVALARRILVG